Proteins encoded by one window of Polyodon spathula isolate WHYD16114869_AA chromosome 16, ASM1765450v1, whole genome shotgun sequence:
- the LOC121328391 gene encoding small vasohibin-binding protein-like produces the protein MEPACRKDKQKQTPNRGDNGKAKQKSAQQELKQRQRAEIYALNKVMTELEQQQFEAFCKQMQSQGE, from the exons ATGGAGCCAGCGTGCCGCAAAGACAAGCAGAAGCAGACTCCGAACAGAGGGGACAACGGCAAGGCCAAGCAGAAATCCGCGCAGCAGGAACTGAAGCAGAGACAGAGGGCAGAG ATTTACGCCCTGAACAAAGTGATGACCGAACTGGAGCAGCAGCAGTTTGAGGCGTTCTGTAAGCAGATGCAGTCGCAGGGGGAGTGA